The Euphorbia lathyris chromosome 2, ddEupLath1.1, whole genome shotgun sequence genome includes a window with the following:
- the LOC136219886 gene encoding serine/threonine-protein kinase ATM-like, with product MQLNCLSQNTFLLLESPRGHVRYKVSIVSHILSLTSCSSDSAVPLFSRDVVARVVQTVVDGFLEMDNYPSSVVVLDKINIFRPDRVFMFLMEMHYKIAAAVHHRCRHRVGGPVTKTRNKMVGVVDSGSFKAKVYNNKKT from the exons ATGCAACTGAACTGTCTATCTCAGAACACCTTTCTGCTCCTCGAATCTCCTAGAGGTCATGTTAGATATAAG GTGTCGATTGTGAGCCACATTCTGTCCCTTACTTCTTGTTCGTCTGATTCTGCAGTCCCTCTCTTTTCAAGAGATGTGGTAGCACGTGTTGTTCAGACAGTTGTTGATGGATTCTTGGAAAT GGATAACTATCCCTCAAGCGTTGTTGTTCTTGACAAGATCAACATTTTTCGGCCAGACAGAGTTTTCATG TTTCTGATGGAAATGCATTATAAAATAGCAGCAGCAGTTCATCacaggtgtagacaccgagtcggaggacctgtgacgaaaacccgtAACAAGATGGTTGGAGTGGTTGATTCCgggagttttaaagcaaaagtatataataataaaaagacgtga